GCTGCAGGCAGGTCAGTCAGCTCTGCAGGCTCGGTGACCTGAACCCCAGTCTGTAAACTTGTGAGCGAGTGGGGGACCAAAAGAGCAAAACCAGGGTCGAGTCATTGAGCAGACAAGAAAACTAAAGTGTTTTATGTGTCTGGGGACACTGGGCTATCTGTTTGTCTGCAAACTGGAAATGGTGTTGTTTTCATGCTTTAGTATGCGAGTTAAATGCCTCTTCTGGTTGCATTGATAGCTGGTGAAGTCAAGCAGtgacttgtttttgtcagcCATTTGTGGTTTTCCTTACATCTGTTGGCTTGGATTTGATTTATAAACTTGTTGCTTCTGTAGATTATCCATTTTGTGAATGAAACTAAAGTCAGATTTAAgtttacatgattttatttgGAGGGCTGTTTACTTTGTTGTTGGGTACTTCCTGAAAGAAGTCAAACTCAACACGCAGATTGAGATAATGCATAAAACAACCACTCAGAGATTCAAATACTTGACtgacaaaatacttttttgtgtttatgatttCTTCTGCCAAAGGAGAAGTTTTATTGTTGGTCATAACTCGGTAgagatgtattaaaaaaaaaaaaccctactgTATAGGAAGAGAGCAAAACATGCTGCAACAGCTGTCTTTACACTCCTTTCCCATTGTGAAAACATCTGTTGAAAGAAAAAGTACTGAGACTTTTCCTCGTTCGAAGAAAGTCCTGGgttgtttttctccacagcGACATGGGAGAGCCTCAGGTTTCTGTCTCCATTCATTGGGCACAGAGTTGTTTTGGCTTAAAGTACAGACAGCAAATTTACAGCGAGGGCTTCAGCAATTGTATCTTGTTTTCCTGCAGTGTTAATTCTCGTTGCTCCAGtctgtgttttataaaaaaaagtcatactaTGTTAAAGAGTTAGCTGAtgtttgagcttttatttttgcacGTACAGCAGAAAGCTCACAGCAACCCTCCTGAGCTTATTAAGAGGATTTAACAGTGACAGTATTGTTATTTCAAACCAAGTTGGAGGTTCTAGCGAACAAAAGGACACAAAACACATCGAGTctgttaaacacaaacacgtgtTCCTGGACCTGTGCAgcaagggggagaaaaaaacagagcagttgAGACGGGCTGTATAATACAGCTCGAGGAAAACATGTTCTCAGTCAGCACAATGGAGCAGGAACTGCCCCTTCGAGCAAGCACGATGCCATGTGATTGcatagaaagacagagggatTTTCTTTCAGCAAGAGTCGTACTTAGATCTGTTCTCACTTTGTCACTTTATGTGAATCTCTAAAGAATacgtgtttgtctttttaaaagtttgatttgaattgaatgGGTCAGCAGTTTTATCATGATTTGAATGAATCACCTCACACACAATCAGATGACCAATCATCCTCAAGATTAAGAAACTTTTATTATGTCACTGTgctgattttattgtttcatgtctgtgtcATTACTTTATGCTCTCGTTCCAGATTATCTGAACTGAAACAACAAGTGAAAGAACTGCAACTTAAAttagtttttccttttttctgctgtCCTCAGATAATGGCGAAGTCACCATCCTTCCTGCTGGCAGACATGAATTCCCCTTCAGCTTCCAGCTGCCTGAGGAGACGCTGGTCACCTCCTTTGAGGGGAAACATGGCAGCATCCGTTACTGGGTGAAAGTGAAGCTTCACAGGCCGTGGGCCACTGTCAAGAAGATCAAGAAGGAGTTCACAGTCATCGAGCCCATCGACATCAACACACCAGCTCTCTTGGTGCGAATCTTTGCATCacatttcatgatttttttggggggtgtttTGAGGCATTTGGCtcatttggtttcatttattCCCAGGCTCCACAGGCTGGAACGAAGGACAAGATGGCACGGGCATGGTACCGCAACTTTGGACAAGTGTCTGTAACTGCAAAGATCGACCGCAAAGGCTACACACCAGGTAAGAGTCTTGCGCCTAAAACAACTCCTTCACTGCCTTTCAAAAGTTTAGAAATGTCTGTAATAACACACTTTCCCTCTCTGCAGGTGAGGTGATACCTGTCTTTGCGGAGTTCGACAACTCTACCTCCAGATCAGTGGTGCCCAAAGCCTACATCACTCAGACGCAGACTTTCATTGCTCGTGGCACCATGAAGCAGAAGCGCTCAGTGGTGGGCACGCTATGCGGTGATATTGTGGGCGCCAGATCCAGGGAGACATGGCACGGTCGCGCCATCAAGATCCCACCCGTGGGTCCCTCCATCCTACAGTGCCGCATCATCAAAGTAGAGTACATGCTTAAGGTGAGCTCAGTCAacagctgctttgttttgttagaAACTCAAACGCCTCTTTTAatgcacactgctgctgctgctgcactttgCACACATGgcattaaaaattattttcctCCCACCAGGTTTGTGTTGATGTTCCTGGGACATCCAAGCTGTGTCTGGAGCTTCCGCTGGTCATAGGCACCATCCCTCTCCATCCCTTTGGCAGTCGCACCTCCAGCGTCAGCAGCCAGTACAGCGTCAACCTGGAGTGGCTGCGCATGGCCATCCCAGAGCAGCCTGAGCGTAAGTCCTTTAATATTGTAGTGATTGAGAGATGGAGATGGTTTGGCATATCCAGGATGTTTTCACTCCTGACTCAAATTTAACCAATGAGCTtgatttagtttgtctgctacATTAATAAAACGTTTTCAAAGAGCCTCTGTAACCTCTATCaggctgcttttatttttatgattactTACTGCCAAAATATCACCGGGTCAGATGCCAACatgtataaacaaacaaaagctttgATTCAGCAGAAGTTCATGTTGGatcaaatcagtgtttgttAGTGAAAAAGGTAGTAAATGTAATGTGGAGTTTTTAAGAGTTTTAAACTGTAGTGGTGACTCAGCAGCTTAGTGTTTGGACCTGTGATGTTCTGTTAAGTCTGACCAGTGGACTAATCCAGCCTGTTtccctgcagctcctccagatTACAGCTCTGtggtgacagaggaggaggccgaGCAGCGCAACAGTGGAGTGGTCCCACAACCTGCAGAAGACCTGAGTGGGATCCTTGAGCGCCCCCTCATGGCTTTTGTCCAAGAGTTTCGCTTCCGACCTCCGCCTGTGTACAGTGAGGTGAGTCACCAGATTCTGGAAACTTCACCCACCTACTCCTactgtttatttagtttgattGTTACGAATAAGTCCTTAGAGAGAATTATGTTTTGAATGGaataattttaaaatgtccCTAATGGACTTCTTGCCTGCCGAAGATCCTTTTGAACAGTAaccacatgaaaacaaattagTGAGTGTAGGCTGACTCTATTATGGCACTAAATGTTTTGCTCAGAGAAAGATTTAATTATCTGTTATCTGTAAGTATGTTATACTTAACCTTCATCGTATGtgtctttatttctatttcctGCCTACAGATTGACCCCAACCCTCAGCCCTTGAACATGAGACCTCGCTGCATGACGTGTTGAACCATGAGCCCTGCCTGAGTGTCAAGCGACTTAAATTAATGGAACAAATCAAGAGATTTGTCTTCTCCTGGATTACTTCTCTCTGATAAATGGCACCTGGTCCCACCAAGTGTCGTGGAGGGGGACTAGAGCGCCACGGAGAGGTCAGGAGACGGAGCTCACAGGAACTGGATGTCAGTGGAGGCCACTTTGTTTCTAATCCATAAAGTAAAGTGGACGCTTTCCGGTTCTTTTGCAACGAAAGTCACTTCTCCACATCGGTTCCTGTCCTCCCCATGTGATCTATGGCTCGTGGTGAAGCGAGCTACAAATACCTCCCAATCAAGGATTCCCTCATGTGAAGCGCATTTTGAGTTTTAAGGAGTTTGGGACATACTGGGGGTGGGGAGATCACTTGATATTTGTCAGGTGGGGAGCTGGAGTTGCACCAGGTGAttggatgtttaaaaaaacgCTCTTGATAAGGTGACTCATGTTTAGAAGCAAATCGACATCTTTGAGTGGCGTTAAGAGAAAAGTGCAATTATTATCCTCAGTCTCCAGCTCCTCTTGTCTTGGCAAAACAGTAGATATTAACAACTTGCATTGCTATGCATTGTGTGCCTGTGATGATTTCTACTGTTACTtaagcacatactgtatctgaAAGTGTGACGGTGGAACAAACAAGTCAAGTAAGCAGATGGAGATGCATTTTATGCATGCAGGTCACAATGTGTAAAAGGGAAAAATACATATGCCTTAATTATCTGCCGTTAAAGATTGCATGAGAGTTTCAGGGAGCCGTTCTCTCATAAAGATGAATAGAGCTGAATGTATTCTGAAAGAACTTTTAGAACAAAAAAACGGTTGATTGTATGTGGACGAAATCCAAGAGAAGTGTTGTGTTAATGCGAAGCTTAAGGCACTGAAGTGTCAGATAGCCGTGGTTGTTGATTTTAGCACAGTGATTAAACAGGATGAGCAGTTTGTGTAGAAAGCTGCACAAGGTTCATAGATTAGCTCTCCCAGCTGCtaaacaaaaggaggaggaggaggagacggagacCTCTGAGCCATGTGGCCTGAAGCTTTTTTGATGGGAGCCAGATGCCCCCGATGCTGTGGGGTGCTTTGTGAAGCTCAACCCGAACACACTGCTCAGCGTTCAAGTCGAGCCTCAAGCTGGAGATGCCACTGAAACATATGGACAAAGAACATtccaaaaatagaaaatgatgcGAGGACTATGTTTCATCCTCAGcttccaaataaactgttagaAGTATGAAAGAAGCCTTCAGGGTCAGCTGTGCGACTTTGGTGGCACGCACTGAAAATAACGTATTTTTATACAAATGCAATTGTTGATTCACAATCCTGCCAAAGTTTtgtaatagtttttttttaataaaaacatcttaaaataaagtttgtctaTGCTGTTTCCTTCAAACCTTGACAGTGTACTTTGTTAGGGAAATAGTAGAGAGTATGTTGTTTAGTATGTTGCATGCCAGTAGAATAGTACATCATGTTCAGCAGTCTGAGTCAAAACTATATCATTGCCAAGGGCAGGGTTCACTGGAGAAACAAGCTACACTCTGCGTCTCAAAACAATAATTACAGATTTAAGTTTTGCCTGTGACAGCTCAAATATTGTGTACTTACGCAATACAGTTTGTCTGCATGCTTTAGTTACTGCTTTTCCTCACCACTGAATTATCTGTCACGTTGAGTCCAGCTGATATGTGGATCTCATCTGGTGTCCTCTTGTACAGTTTGTACTTTGTTTATATGAATATTCAACAAGGATGCCAGATATTTTTTGCCACATGTAAACACGTAACACATAAGAACAAACAAGCAGCTCAGTGAATTATAAGCAGTGCTACACAAAGCTATAAACATGGCTGAAGGCCAGGCTGAAGATATTATCTGGGGTTTGTTCACAGAATCATCTTAAAAGTAGGACGGAGAGATGAGTGCTGAAGAAGGACAAGGATTCAGCCTTCATACTTGAACAGCGCAGAAGTTATTAATCATTCTTCTTTCTTAGCTTATTTTCCCACAATGTCAGACCAAAGTACTTTTAAAAGAAGCAACATAACAATTCCACAATATACTTTCTTAATCAAGGCTAAAAAAATTAGTTGATCAACAACAATTTTGATGATCAGTTGATCTCAACAGTCAGAAATGATGTGGTTTAGGTTTCTTCAATGTGAGgaattcctttttattttaaaactgaaaacttaTATTGAGAAATGAGATCAGCTATAAAGCTATAAACTTAACTAAGACAATGCCCAATAGAATAACCAATTATAACATTAATCATTTGATCCTGACTTAATCTTAATCAAAACATCCAGAAGAATTATACCTAATTGATCGCAATGTTTCCTCCTGCCTCTCACCACCGGACGTTCAGAGGTCAGTCAGAGTAGAAAATACTAAGGCGatgatatatttgtgtgtgtaggaatGTTCTTTCTATTTAACTGACCTGTGTACAGCATATTATGAGTCTTTCGGTGCATGATTAGGATTTTGAGGAGTTGCAGTGGTGCTTTGTCAGCTTCCATGATCAAAGAAATGACAGAATAAGAAAAGATTTAACACttataaaaggaaaaataagaAGTGGCttgttgtttgattgttttatcattaataataaatggaaacactggatttaaaaacaggaaCCTCTGAGTTTGTATTGCTGCTCTCTGAATCAGACACAGTGATCTCAGCTTTCAGCTGGGAGACGTGAACACTCAGCACTCACTTACATCTGATCCAGGAAACAGATCTGGGTGCTCTGCATCAAGGACACCTCAAGAGGGACAGAGGCCTGAACCCGGGCAAGCTGAGGGACAGTCCTCTTGTTTCTAAcctattaaaaaaacagcttcctCCTCATCATGTAGAAATAAACTGACATAACCTGCCACAACAGCAGAATCTTATCTTTTATACACTAATTAAGTATTCACACCGAGTACAAACACAATTATTGTTTTGAGAATCATGTTTAACAAAGCATATAGTTTTTTAAGTCACTCAATATAGGCCTATTTTAATGATGAATTTTAGTATTTCAAAATTTTGACAGACCAGCAATACCAGCACAAGACATGGTCGTAgacctttaattaaaaaaataaagcagaattaAAGCTGACTTTGTGCTAAATAGTTTCAAATGTCTTCCCATGATGTACATAGCTAAACATAACGTTCCATAAATTCTCTAAACAACCTTATCTTAAACCCAAATTAGGTCTTTTAGGGATTAAATTCAGTTGTTTTACCCCTCAGGAGTATttaaccttttttctttctaaacatTTAAGTAAATTagctttaaaacataaaatcaacttGCTCTGCTATTTGGTGACTGTAAAGCAAAGTTACATAAATGCCCTTGGACTCTGTAGGATGAAACTTACAAATATTCTTTTGTATTTATATCTGCTTGGAGTGAGGTGAACATCCACACTCTGGGGCCTTCCCACTGTCGTgactttactgtgttttttttatgaacagaTAACTATGACTAAAGCGATCAAGATGTTTCATCAGTTTGCCTACCATCATGCAACGTCCACCGCATTCCTGTAATCCTTGTTTATATGATGTTCTTATAACTGATGTTCTGAGTTAGTTAGCATGAGTCATTTCACCTTTTCAAAGTCTCATTGTGTAAATGCTCTGTAACTTTGGTTTCTACCATTGTCAAACCTGCCTGTCTGGTTAGGTGCGGGAAACTATAgctcaaatattttgtttgtagatATTCATTGCAGTGGTGTGGTTTAATTCTGTATTTACTtatgtttttccatttcaaaattactttaataatgtgtgtatCTGAGCAGAGACCTTAATGTATTTCCATACAAGGATTATTAagattaatttaatgtaatcaTACAGTTATAAAAAACTACTGGTGATACAGTCAAAAGGTCTGTCAAAGGCTCCACTTATCATCTTATCTAACTTGTAGAGGTAAactgtaagtacatttactcaggtACTCCGTGAGAATTATCCTAATGCCACTTTCTCCTTCTGCAGACAGGAATATTGTGCTTTGTTACAACTATTTGACAGCTTTAATTACTAGTTACTTGACAAAACATATAAAGAGTTTATaatatctgatgttttttataGATAAAACTACCCAACAGTTTATATAGTTAAAGCTGAATTGATTAGTTACTGAATTGTTTAATGGAATAAACaataaattgaaaataaattgatttaatgaactattttattaattgtttaaGTCACTTTTCATGGTTCCAGCATCTCAAATGTGAgcacttgtgtttttattttaatataatactttttcacttttacatttttcagtgtAATGAGGTTTTCCAACAATTTATTGATTCAACAGATTAATCCCAACTGTGCCTTGACTATCACAGTGAAATGCTGTTTTGACGTTAAGGAGAAACCACAGCAGCCAGGACATGTGCGAAAAACACACAATGCCCTACTTAAAGCCggtgttttgtttgttcgtcATGGGCTACTTTAGAGACATGGTGGTTCCTCTCTTTGGAAGAAGCCCTGCAATGTCTGTAGAAATGAAAAGCTTAtgctaaggtaacaaaaacataacaataatGAGAGTCCACAGGagattatacatgaatgaaaatatgaaaacgTTCTTTTACACTTAGAAAAGAATGGAAACTCTCCCTGTAGATTTACACATTGTAACCTGCATACCTCCAGTCATGCCTCTGGGTGTTTTTTAGCCCAGATTCAAGGTAAACATGTTCAACAGGTCTTTTAgaacatcttgtttttttacctgattAAGCAGAAACATGCTAATATTTCCAAGTGcaagaatataatataataataatctccttatattctataaaatataaaactataacTCTTGTAATAAAGTAACAACAAGAATAGGCCAACAATTTAGGGAAGTTCAGTGGTGTTGTATACCTGATTGCTAATTACATTCCTGATATGAAATCAATTGGAAATTACTGAAGTTGTTTCATGACACAGACTGTTAAATACGTCATTGACTGTGCTTCATAGAAACATTAGGAACAAGTTTCTTGTGGAAATGCGTCACAGTTTTACTGAAGCTCCTGAAGAAGCAGGTAACAATGATACCAAATGTGTCACTAACTGATGCTACATGCTACAACACATTACAGATTAGAAGACTTACAGTTAGACGGCTCAGTTACAAGAAGAGCTCAAAGAGGAAGTTTGTTCTTGGTCTACTGACTGTTGTGAGTCTCAAAACAATATAACTATAGAGAGCGTTATTACAATGTAACTCCAAGTGCACTACAAACATGTAACAATAGGTACAAGAACATCCAATATCATAAGTGTACTATTATTTGAATACATTCTTACACACTGTAGTCTTTTCAGCACAGTATCAGTAGTATGtcactacatacagtatattgtatgAGCACCTTTGAATCTTCAAAACTTGAATTCATTGTCATCAAGGACTTCCAAAGTTTCTTTGCTGAAGCTCATGTTTTGAAGCATATGGCTCAAAACATGCCAAAATGAGGGCTTGTGTTTTACTTGATAATTTCTTTATTGGTCTTTTtgaaaactaaattattaaaaataacaataataaattaataattaataataatatgttataattgaattattttgtaaaaacatttaaataaataaaattgttttattttatttttgtcaaatctACAAACTtccatgacttttttttttacagtcccTGTGCACcttgttatattgttatatgtTAAGTCTATCTGATTTAATAAGCTTCAGATCACAGTAGAGAATTACAGAGATGcttacaatttaaaaaacattttaccattAAAGTAACCCTCATTTTGCTTGTCACTATCAAGCCCCAGCTGGCGTGTCAATTGCACAATACCACAGAATACTGACTACATTAGTTTTTGTGTATTAATCATAAGGTTATTGGTCAAGTAATTGTgcttattttgcatttttttggaGAGACATCTGACAAAGTCATCATTTATCCTGTCTTTTCACCACAGATGAC
Above is a window of Larimichthys crocea isolate SSNF chromosome XVII, L_crocea_2.0, whole genome shotgun sequence DNA encoding:
- the arrdc2 gene encoding arrestin domain-containing protein 2 isoform X2, translated to MTLSSIKSFMLELDGPADAAFTGGEVVSGQVVLELRRDTRVHSMKVQGRGVATAHWLENRGMNSVYNDYTSKITYFRKRQHLIRDNGEVTILPAGRHEFPFSFQLPEETLVTSFEGKHGSIRYWVKVKLHRPWATVKKIKKEFTVIEPIDINTPALLAPQAGTKDKMARAWYRNFGQVSVTAKIDRKGYTPGEVIPVFAEFDNSTSRSVVPKAYITQTQTFIARGTMKQKRSVVGTLCGDIVGARSRETWHGRAIKIPPVGPSILQCRIIKVEYMLKVCVDVPGTSKLCLELPLVIGTIPLHPFGSRTSSVSSQYSVNLEWLRMAIPEQPEPPPDYSSVVTEEEAEQRNSGVVPQPAEDLSGILERPLMAFVQEFRFRPPPVYSEIDPNPQPLNMRPRCMTC
- the arrdc2 gene encoding arrestin domain-containing protein 2 isoform X1 — protein: MIFDKLKKFDIVFDSPEVDCPPVFSSGDVVSGRVVLDLSGESRVDSLKLHAEGFAKVHWTESRSAGSSTAYTQNYSDEVEYLNRREVLLQADNGEVTILPAGRHEFPFSFQLPEETLVTSFEGKHGSIRYWVKVKLHRPWATVKKIKKEFTVIEPIDINTPALLAPQAGTKDKMARAWYRNFGQVSVTAKIDRKGYTPGEVIPVFAEFDNSTSRSVVPKAYITQTQTFIARGTMKQKRSVVGTLCGDIVGARSRETWHGRAIKIPPVGPSILQCRIIKVEYMLKVCVDVPGTSKLCLELPLVIGTIPLHPFGSRTSSVSSQYSVNLEWLRMAIPEQPEPPPDYSSVVTEEEAEQRNSGVVPQPAEDLSGILERPLMAFVQEFRFRPPPVYSEIDPNPQPLNMRPRCMTC